The proteins below come from a single Psychrobacter sp. FDAARGOS_221 genomic window:
- a CDS encoding NADP-dependent isocitrate dehydrogenase: protein MSQTSKIIYTKTDEAPALATLSFLPIVEAFTKTADIEVETSDISVAARVLAEFPDYLTEEQRVPNNLAELGRLTQDPNTNIIKLPNISASVQQLKAAIKELQSKGYALPDFPEDPQTDEEVELRKRYGKALGSAVNPVLREGNSDRRAPKAVKNYARKHPHSMGEWKQWSSTHVSHMHGGDFYHGEQSMTLDKARTVRMELLLDSGETKVLKPEIKLQDKEVIDLMFMSKKALLEFYEREMEDCREAGILFSLHVKATMMKVSHPIVFGHAVRIYYKDAFEKHGKLFEELGVNVNNGMADLYEKIKTLPESTRDEIERDLHACQEHRPRLAMVDSAKGITNFHSPSDVIVDASMPAMIRSGGKMWGADGKMYDCKAVMPESTFARIYQEMINFCKWHGNFDPTTMGTVPNVGLMAQKAEEYGSHDKTFESSDAGVARIVDVDTGEVLMEQAVEKGDIWRMCQVKDEPIQDWVKLAVSRARESNTPVVFWLDPYRPHENELIKKVKTYLKDHDTEGLHIEIMSQVRAMRYTLERVARGLDTISATGNILRDYLTDLFPILELGTSAKMLSVVPLMKGGGLFETGAGGSAPKHVQQLLEENHLRWDSLGEFLALTVSLEHLAKTQNNPKAQVLADTLDKATEKLLLEDKSPSRKTGELDNRGSHFYLAKFWAEELAAQDQDAELKEKFSALAKTLESNEDAIVKELIEVQGKPVDIKGYYYADEALAQSVMRPSKTFNDAIASL from the coding sequence ATGTCACAAACGTCGAAAATTATTTACACCAAAACCGATGAAGCGCCAGCGCTTGCAACCTTGTCTTTCTTACCAATCGTAGAAGCATTTACCAAAACAGCAGATATCGAAGTAGAAACCAGTGATATCTCTGTTGCTGCGCGTGTGCTAGCAGAGTTCCCAGATTATTTAACGGAAGAACAACGCGTTCCTAATAACTTAGCTGAGCTTGGCCGCTTAACTCAAGATCCAAACACTAATATTATCAAACTACCTAACATTAGTGCGTCAGTTCAACAGCTTAAAGCCGCTATTAAAGAGCTACAAAGCAAAGGCTATGCGCTTCCTGACTTCCCAGAAGACCCACAAACTGACGAAGAAGTTGAGCTACGTAAGCGCTATGGTAAAGCACTAGGTAGTGCGGTTAACCCAGTATTACGTGAAGGTAACTCAGACCGCCGTGCACCAAAAGCAGTTAAAAACTATGCGCGTAAGCACCCACACTCTATGGGCGAATGGAAGCAGTGGTCAAGCACTCACGTATCGCACATGCATGGCGGCGACTTCTACCATGGCGAGCAGTCAATGACACTAGACAAAGCACGTACTGTACGTATGGAGCTATTACTAGACAGTGGCGAGACTAAAGTTCTTAAGCCTGAAATCAAGCTTCAAGATAAAGAAGTTATCGATCTTATGTTCATGAGCAAAAAAGCATTGCTTGAGTTCTATGAGCGTGAAATGGAAGACTGCCGTGAAGCGGGTATCTTATTCTCACTACACGTAAAAGCGACTATGATGAAGGTGTCTCACCCAATCGTATTCGGTCACGCGGTTCGCATTTACTACAAAGACGCTTTCGAAAAACATGGCAAACTGTTTGAAGAGCTTGGCGTAAACGTCAACAACGGTATGGCTGATTTGTACGAAAAAATCAAAACCTTACCTGAATCAACACGCGATGAGATTGAGCGCGACTTACACGCCTGTCAAGAGCACCGCCCACGCCTAGCGATGGTTGACTCTGCAAAAGGTATCACTAACTTCCATTCTCCAAGCGACGTCATTGTTGACGCATCTATGCCAGCCATGATCCGTTCAGGCGGTAAGATGTGGGGCGCTGACGGCAAAATGTATGACTGTAAAGCAGTAATGCCTGAGTCTACTTTCGCTCGTATTTACCAAGAGATGATCAACTTCTGTAAATGGCATGGTAACTTTGACCCAACCACTATGGGTACCGTACCAAACGTTGGCCTAATGGCGCAAAAAGCAGAAGAATACGGTTCACACGACAAAACCTTTGAATCAAGCGATGCCGGTGTTGCTCGTATCGTAGACGTTGATACTGGTGAAGTATTGATGGAGCAAGCGGTTGAGAAAGGCGATATCTGGCGTATGTGTCAGGTGAAAGATGAGCCGATCCAAGACTGGGTGAAACTGGCTGTTTCGCGTGCACGTGAATCAAATACACCTGTCGTATTCTGGTTAGACCCATACCGTCCACACGAAAACGAGCTTATCAAGAAAGTTAAAACTTACTTGAAAGACCATGACACTGAAGGCTTACATATCGAAATCATGTCTCAGGTTCGTGCGATGCGTTACACGTTAGAGCGTGTGGCTCGTGGTCTAGACACTATTTCTGCAACCGGTAACATCCTACGTGACTACCTAACTGACTTGTTCCCAATCTTAGAGTTAGGTACCAGTGCGAAGATGCTATCAGTAGTACCATTAATGAAAGGCGGCGGCTTATTCGAAACTGGCGCTGGCGGTTCTGCTCCTAAGCACGTTCAACAGCTGCTAGAAGAAAACCACTTACGTTGGGACTCTCTAGGTGAGTTCTTAGCGTTAACCGTTTCTTTAGAGCATCTAGCCAAAACCCAAAACAATCCAAAAGCACAAGTATTGGCAGACACGCTAGATAAAGCCACTGAAAAACTGTTGCTAGAAGACAAGTCTCCATCACGTAAAACTGGTGAGCTTGATAACCGCGGTAGCCACTTCTACTTGGCTAAGTTCTGGGCTGAAGAGCTTGCCGCTCAAGACCAAGATGCTGAGCTAAAAGAGAAGTTTAGCGCACTGGCTAAGACCCTTGAAAGCAACGAAGATGCAATCGTTAAAGAGCTAATCGAAGTTCAAGGCAAACCAGTCGATATCAAAGGCTACTACTACGCTGATGAAGCACTTGCTCAAAGCGTTATGCGTCCAAGCAAAACCTTTAACGATGCTATCGCGTCGCTATAA
- a CDS encoding pseudouridine synthase encodes MATSSVILFNKPYGVQSQFSDDANNKFKPLAEFFDDKSLRVAGRLDATSEGLLLLTSNGQVNKAITHPPKANAGRKQGKTYLVQVEGVPTAEQLTALRKGVVLKDGKTLPAEVAHVSEDELPMPLWQRDPPIRERKSVPDSWLMMTIYEGKNRQVRRMTAHVGLPCLRLIRWSVAGFELGNLGVGEFVSVHLNAKRLQQLGVVN; translated from the coding sequence ATGGCAACCTCAAGCGTGATTTTATTTAACAAGCCTTATGGCGTGCAAAGCCAGTTCAGTGATGATGCCAATAACAAGTTTAAACCGTTGGCTGAGTTTTTTGATGATAAGTCATTAAGAGTGGCTGGCCGTTTGGACGCAACCAGTGAGGGCTTATTGCTACTGACATCCAATGGTCAGGTCAATAAAGCCATCACCCATCCTCCCAAAGCCAATGCCGGTCGTAAGCAAGGCAAAACCTACTTGGTTCAAGTAGAAGGTGTTCCCACAGCAGAGCAGTTAACTGCGCTACGCAAGGGCGTGGTATTAAAGGATGGCAAGACCTTGCCAGCTGAAGTCGCCCACGTCAGCGAAGATGAACTGCCGATGCCGCTGTGGCAACGTGATCCGCCGATACGTGAGCGCAAAAGCGTGCCTGACTCTTGGCTGATGATGACTATTTATGAAGGCAAAAACCGCCAAGTACGTCGCATGACGGCTCATGTTGGCCTGCCCTGTTTGCGTTTAATTCGCTGGTCAGTGGCTGGATTTGAGCTCGGCAATTTGGGCGTCGGTGAGTTTGTGAGCGTGCATTTGAACGCTAAACGCTTACAGCAGTTAGGCGTAGTCAACTAA
- a CDS encoding M61 family metallopeptidase translates to MTTLTKQQQPHYKLDFHRFKQHLVDVTLRFEAGQQAPTLWLPAWIPGSYLMREFARNITAVHYQLLPHQPEDEHAGSESHAAANQDSSVYRAVKLSKNQWQLPNVQAGDYVEVRYEVYCYDLSVRTAYVDQQRLYGNFTSLALAIETMEELPVAVTLSVPVAFFEAHSESAAQVRIACGLQHTYMSTDNTHHYQLQAENYHELIDYPFEIAPQDEFGFIVHDDKHTAIAHRFYLSGKHSANLGRLQQDIQQICQSYVSWLGDAPFGSDDYHGYTFMTYASGNDYGGLEHINSTSLVTPRSDLPTAAEPDEPSESYQRFLGLCSHEYFHSWWVKTVRPDVMMGVDLRQEAYTPLLWVFEGFTSYIDDFMLQASGVVSQVSYLKLLQAQINRYTQTHGRTLQSVAESSFDAWIKLYRADENTGNAGISYYNKGALVALCLDLTLMQQSGGKYRLFDVVKAFYQLAKEQGEAGNRIRIGMDNDNLEAVISQFMDKAVWQEFKARYVDGVDELPIHELLEANGISISTDNKDNTLPWGMAVAETPEGLKVNKVLRDSVAAEAGISAKDVIVAIDGIKANKKQLQSVAESNLESVTCHAFRRDELMSFKVSNQTQSGITTNPSLEKVSLSLGDSGFEDWLRPSFVK, encoded by the coding sequence ATGACAACCTTAACTAAGCAACAGCAGCCACATTACAAATTAGACTTTCATCGTTTTAAACAGCATTTGGTCGATGTCACCCTACGTTTTGAAGCGGGGCAACAGGCACCGACATTATGGCTGCCCGCATGGATACCAGGCAGTTATCTGATGCGTGAGTTTGCTCGCAATATCACTGCCGTCCATTATCAACTGCTGCCACATCAGCCTGAAGACGAGCACGCTGGCAGTGAGTCACATGCTGCTGCCAATCAGGATAGCAGCGTTTACAGAGCCGTTAAGTTAAGCAAAAATCAATGGCAGCTGCCCAATGTGCAAGCCGGCGACTATGTCGAAGTGCGTTATGAGGTCTACTGCTATGATCTGTCAGTACGTACTGCCTATGTCGATCAGCAGCGCTTATACGGTAACTTTACCTCTTTGGCGTTGGCCATTGAGACAATGGAGGAGTTGCCGGTTGCAGTGACGTTAAGTGTGCCAGTTGCCTTCTTTGAAGCACACAGTGAGTCAGCCGCTCAGGTCAGAATTGCCTGTGGGTTGCAGCATACTTATATGTCGACTGATAACACCCATCACTATCAGTTGCAGGCGGAGAATTACCACGAGCTGATTGATTATCCGTTTGAGATTGCGCCGCAAGATGAGTTTGGTTTTATCGTCCATGATGACAAGCACACTGCGATTGCGCATCGCTTTTATTTGTCAGGGAAGCACAGTGCCAATTTAGGTCGACTGCAGCAAGATATTCAGCAAATCTGCCAAAGTTATGTCAGTTGGCTAGGTGATGCGCCTTTTGGTAGCGATGATTATCATGGTTATACCTTTATGACCTATGCCAGCGGCAATGACTACGGCGGCCTTGAGCATATCAACTCAACCAGCTTAGTGACACCGCGCAGTGACTTGCCGACAGCTGCAGAGCCTGATGAGCCGAGCGAGAGCTATCAGCGCTTTTTAGGCCTGTGTAGCCATGAGTATTTCCATTCTTGGTGGGTTAAGACAGTCCGTCCTGATGTGATGATGGGTGTTGATTTGCGCCAAGAGGCTTACACACCGCTGCTCTGGGTATTTGAGGGCTTCACCTCTTATATTGACGACTTTATGTTGCAAGCGTCGGGTGTGGTCAGTCAGGTAAGCTATCTTAAACTGCTGCAAGCTCAAATTAACCGCTACACTCAAACACATGGCCGTACCTTACAAAGCGTGGCTGAGTCTAGCTTTGATGCGTGGATTAAGCTGTATCGTGCCGATGAGAATACCGGCAATGCGGGCATCAGCTACTATAACAAAGGCGCTTTAGTGGCCTTATGCCTAGACTTAACCTTAATGCAGCAAAGCGGAGGTAAATATCGCTTATTTGATGTGGTCAAAGCCTTCTATCAGTTAGCAAAAGAGCAGGGCGAGGCCGGTAATCGCATCCGTATTGGCATGGATAATGACAATCTTGAGGCGGTAATTAGTCAGTTTATGGACAAAGCAGTGTGGCAAGAATTTAAAGCCCGCTATGTCGATGGTGTTGATGAATTACCAATACATGAGCTACTTGAGGCCAATGGCATTAGTATCAGCACCGATAATAAGGATAATACCTTACCTTGGGGTATGGCCGTCGCCGAAACGCCAGAAGGCTTAAAGGTGAATAAGGTATTGCGTGATAGTGTGGCTGCAGAAGCGGGTATCTCTGCCAAAGATGTGATTGTTGCCATAGACGGGATTAAAGCTAATAAAAAACAGCTGCAAAGCGTGGCTGAGTCAAACCTAGAGTCGGTAACCTGTCATGCCTTCCGCCGAGATGAGTTGATGAGCTTTAAGGTTAGTAATCAAACTCAATCGGGCATCACGACCAATCCAAGCTTGGAGAAAGTTAGCTTGAGTTTGGGCGACTCTGGATTTGAAGATTGGTTACGCCCAAGTTTTGTAAAATAG
- a CDS encoding FKBP-type peptidyl-prolyl cis-trans isomerase, translating into MTTIAKDTAVRFNYILKDENGNVIDQSQGEPLAYLHGHNNIIPGLEKELEGKSAGDSLTAVIEPADAYGEYQEQAVQKVPRENFQGVDDIQPGMQFQSEAEGQVMLVTVTDVTDDTVTVDANHPLAGKKLSFDVEIVDVRAATEEEISHGHVHGAGGVQH; encoded by the coding sequence ATGACAACAATTGCAAAAGATACTGCCGTACGCTTTAACTACATTTTAAAAGACGAAAATGGTAACGTTATTGACCAGTCACAAGGTGAGCCATTAGCTTATCTACACGGTCACAACAACATCATTCCAGGTCTTGAAAAAGAGCTAGAAGGCAAATCTGCAGGCGATTCATTAACTGCGGTTATTGAGCCAGCTGACGCTTATGGCGAATACCAAGAGCAAGCGGTACAAAAAGTACCTCGCGAAAACTTCCAAGGCGTTGATGACATCCAGCCTGGCATGCAATTCCAGTCAGAAGCTGAAGGTCAAGTGATGCTAGTTACTGTAACAGACGTTACTGACGACACCGTAACTGTTGATGCTAACCATCCATTAGCTGGCAAAAAGCTAAGCTTCGACGTTGAAATCGTTGATGTACGCGCTGCTACTGAAGAAGAAATCAGCCATGGCCATGTACATGGTGCCGGCGGCGTTCAGCACTAA
- a CDS encoding ion channel, with protein MPNLNRGRTTLILFIITATIWYALSRYLPDGHWRDTLIIGFTFLFCGVFLWSLFTTLKRIYGNSGHLWKELILASFNVFIFLLAFAGVYSEIGIVDTTRDGSPITHDFWLTSYYSIITFTSTGYGDFQPQGIGRVLASLHALVGYFRLGLMASTGLTVIQWRAEGSGVNRGADQ; from the coding sequence ATGCCAAACCTAAACAGAGGAAGAACTACCCTTATACTGTTCATTATCACCGCCACTATTTGGTATGCTTTGTCTCGCTATTTACCAGATGGTCATTGGCGTGACACACTCATTATTGGCTTTACTTTCTTATTCTGTGGTGTGTTTTTGTGGTCATTGTTTACCACTCTAAAACGCATATATGGTAACTCGGGACATCTGTGGAAAGAGCTGATACTGGCAAGCTTTAATGTGTTTATTTTCTTATTGGCCTTTGCAGGCGTCTATTCTGAAATCGGTATCGTCGATACCACACGTGATGGTAGCCCCATTACCCATGATTTTTGGCTAACCAGTTACTATTCAATCATCACCTTTACCTCGACCGGTTATGGTGACTTTCAACCTCAAGGTATCGGCCGTGTACTGGCAAGCTTGCATGCACTGGTCGGCTATTTTAGGTTGGGTCTGATGGCGTCAACTGGCTTGACAGTGATTCAATGGCGAGCTGAAGGCAGCGGAGTCAACCGAGGCGCTGATCAATAG
- a CDS encoding NADP-dependent isocitrate dehydrogenase, with protein sequence MSKIIYTKTDEAPALATQSFLPIVEAFTRTADIEVEVSDISLASRILAVFPDYLKEDQRVPNALAELGELVLKPEANIIKLPNISASIHQLKMAIKELQDKGFAVPDFPDDPQTDEQKDVRARYDKIKGSAVNPVLREGNSDRRAPKAVKAYARANPHSMKPWSRDSKTHVATMAHCDFVDDEKSVTIEKPTQYRIVYKDESGNETELKAPAPLLEGELLDTSILCFDVLSNFLDDQIQDAKQKGVLFSIHLKATMMKVSDPILFGEAVRVYFKDLFAKHGKTFDEIGVDVNNGFAQLLSKIQELPEDQRKEIEADIQKVYDTNPPLAMVNSDKGITNLHVPSDVIVDASMPAMIRNGGQMWGPDGELHDTKAVLPDSSYAALYDETIQFCKEHGAFDPTTMGTVPNVGLMAQKAEEYGSHNTTFQLPGKGTVQLLDAEGNVITEHKVKKNDIWRMNRVKDAPIQDWVKLAVNRARASGMPAVFWLDENRAHHAALIQKVERYLKDHDTEGLDIRIMSIRDATRFTLERLVQGKDTLSVTGNVLRDYLTDLFPILELGTSAKMLSIVPLMNGGGLFETGAGGSAPKHVQQVLEENHLRWDSLGEFLALSVSLEHEAEHGTAQNPKAQILADTLSDATEKLLLNNKSPSRKVGELDNRGSHFYLAMYWAQELANQDDDQQLKQRFAAFAKTLADNEETIVNELNAVQGKPVDLKGYYLADDDIVKQVMRPSKTFNEALDSL encoded by the coding sequence ATGTCAAAAATTATATACACCAAAACAGATGAAGCCCCTGCCCTAGCAACCCAATCATTTTTACCCATTGTAGAAGCCTTTACCCGAACTGCTGATATCGAGGTTGAAGTCAGTGATATCTCATTGGCATCACGTATCTTGGCCGTATTTCCAGATTATCTAAAAGAAGATCAGCGTGTGCCCAATGCACTTGCTGAGCTTGGCGAGTTGGTATTAAAGCCTGAAGCCAATATTATTAAGCTGCCTAATATCAGCGCCTCGATTCACCAGTTAAAAATGGCCATCAAAGAACTTCAAGACAAAGGCTTTGCCGTACCTGATTTCCCAGATGATCCACAAACCGATGAACAAAAAGACGTGCGTGCCCGCTACGATAAAATCAAAGGCAGTGCGGTCAACCCTGTATTACGTGAAGGTAACTCGGATCGCCGTGCGCCAAAAGCAGTTAAAGCTTACGCTCGAGCCAACCCACACTCTATGAAACCTTGGAGCCGTGACTCTAAAACTCATGTGGCAACCATGGCACACTGTGACTTTGTGGATGATGAAAAGTCAGTCACTATCGAAAAGCCAACTCAGTATCGTATTGTCTATAAAGATGAATCCGGTAATGAGACTGAGCTAAAAGCGCCAGCGCCATTACTTGAAGGCGAGCTTTTAGACACCTCTATTTTATGCTTTGATGTGTTAAGTAACTTTTTGGACGATCAAATTCAAGATGCCAAACAAAAAGGCGTGTTGTTCTCAATTCATCTAAAAGCGACAATGATGAAGGTCTCTGACCCTATCTTATTTGGTGAAGCAGTTAGAGTATATTTCAAAGACTTGTTTGCCAAGCATGGCAAAACGTTTGATGAAATTGGGGTTGATGTCAACAATGGCTTTGCTCAGTTGTTATCGAAAATCCAAGAGCTACCAGAAGATCAGCGCAAAGAAATCGAAGCCGATATTCAAAAAGTGTATGACACCAATCCGCCGTTAGCGATGGTGAACTCTGACAAAGGTATTACCAATTTACACGTGCCTAGCGATGTGATTGTGGATGCCTCTATGCCAGCCATGATCCGCAATGGCGGTCAAATGTGGGGCCCAGATGGTGAGCTGCATGACACCAAGGCAGTGCTTCCTGACAGTAGTTATGCCGCCCTATATGATGAAACCATTCAATTCTGTAAAGAACATGGTGCATTCGATCCGACCACTATGGGTACTGTACCCAACGTCGGCTTAATGGCGCAAAAAGCAGAAGAATACGGCTCACACAACACTACCTTCCAGCTACCCGGTAAAGGTACAGTTCAGCTGCTCGATGCAGAAGGCAACGTCATTACTGAGCATAAAGTTAAGAAAAATGACATCTGGCGTATGAACCGTGTTAAAGATGCGCCTATCCAAGATTGGGTGAAATTAGCCGTCAATCGTGCTCGTGCCAGTGGCATGCCAGCCGTATTCTGGCTAGATGAAAACCGCGCTCACCACGCAGCGTTGATTCAAAAAGTAGAACGCTACTTAAAAGACCATGATACAGAAGGTCTGGATATTCGCATCATGTCTATTCGAGACGCCACTCGCTTTACCCTAGAGCGCTTGGTGCAAGGTAAAGATACTTTGTCGGTTACGGGTAACGTATTACGTGACTATTTGACCGACCTGTTCCCAATTCTGGAGCTCGGCACCAGTGCGAAGATGCTGTCGATCGTACCTTTAATGAATGGCGGCGGATTATTTGAAACCGGCGCTGGCGGTTCTGCACCAAAGCACGTACAGCAGGTACTTGAAGAAAATCATCTGCGTTGGGACTCATTGGGTGAGTTTTTGGCATTATCTGTGTCGCTTGAGCATGAAGCTGAACACGGCACTGCCCAAAATCCAAAAGCACAGATTCTAGCCGACACCCTAAGCGATGCCACTGAAAAGCTATTGCTGAATAACAAATCACCTTCTCGCAAGGTCGGAGAGCTTGATAACCGAGGCAGTCATTTCTACTTAGCCATGTACTGGGCGCAAGAGTTGGCAAATCAAGATGACGATCAGCAATTAAAACAGCGCTTTGCTGCGTTTGCTAAAACCTTGGCAGACAATGAAGAGACTATCGTCAATGAGCTGAATGCAGTGCAAGGCAAGCCTGTGGATCTAAAAGGCTATTACCTAGCTGATGATGATATCGTCAAACAGGTGATGCGCCCTAGCAAAACCTTTAATGAGGCGCTAGACTCACTGTAA
- the phoR gene encoding phosphate regulon sensor histidine kinase PhoR, with protein MYRRLDSANPNSSESSASDSQSAQNGSAQTSSVENGAEQNGSEQDKLGQNKSGQDSTGTSVIHSIEEQSQRQKRLEDRDNLQHNERHKATLFWTDFKWLLFMVAVGACFGWYGGSIEWGIIVGLLLYYVWRLYAIQQFYQWMSRSLTLPPPDFSGSLTFMANQLYESKKQKQQADQQITALITKIRSSLLALQDAVILLDKEDRLDWWNQSAERLLELDSDDQGRTILDLINIPEFHEYYKNAVSPNEGIRMRSWNNCERFLQCEVTHFGHEKLLIIYDVTRLQHLEQMRKDFVGNVSHELRTPLTVLMGYIETFSDQPDLDPKWRRGFKLMTQQTERMNYIINDLLLLSRLENEESIQSEFVDMPRLLTSIFDDAQVYNKEYGHVINLHIDSQKGIYGSEMYLHSALLNLVTNAIKYTPKGGEVSIAWQDTKQGCLFSVADNGIGIASEHIERLTERFYRVDSGRSRNTGGTGLGLAIVKHVLYQHEAKLTIESTEGKGSTFNVMFPKRRIYRDTNKRSKRNALIDSDVIDGGVVDSNLIDNQRIEEAQIDEAKIIADSDSKH; from the coding sequence ATGTACCGTCGCTTAGACTCCGCCAACCCTAACTCATCTGAGTCATCTGCCTCCGATAGCCAATCAGCTCAAAACGGGTCAGCTCAAACCAGCTCAGTTGAAAATGGAGCAGAACAAAACGGCTCAGAACAAGATAAGTTAGGCCAAAACAAGTCAGGCCAAGATAGTACGGGAACGTCAGTCATTCACTCTATCGAAGAGCAGTCACAGCGTCAAAAGCGTTTAGAAGATCGTGACAACTTACAACATAATGAGCGCCATAAAGCGACGTTGTTTTGGACTGACTTTAAATGGCTGCTGTTTATGGTCGCAGTGGGTGCTTGCTTTGGCTGGTATGGTGGTAGTATTGAATGGGGTATTATCGTTGGCTTGTTGCTTTATTATGTGTGGCGCTTATATGCGATACAACAATTTTATCAGTGGATGAGTCGCTCATTAACACTGCCGCCTCCTGACTTCTCGGGTAGTTTGACCTTTATGGCAAATCAACTGTACGAAAGTAAGAAGCAAAAACAACAGGCGGATCAACAGATTACTGCGTTGATTACCAAGATTCGTAGCTCGTTATTGGCGCTACAAGATGCGGTGATTTTGCTTGATAAAGAAGACAGATTAGATTGGTGGAATCAGTCAGCCGAGCGTCTATTGGAGCTTGATTCTGACGACCAAGGTCGCACCATATTAGACCTGATTAATATTCCTGAGTTTCATGAGTATTATAAAAATGCGGTGTCGCCTAATGAAGGCATACGCATGCGCTCATGGAATAACTGTGAGCGCTTTTTGCAATGTGAGGTAACCCATTTTGGTCATGAAAAGCTGCTGATAATTTATGATGTCACTCGCTTGCAGCATTTAGAGCAAATGCGTAAAGACTTCGTCGGCAATGTGTCGCATGAGCTTAGAACTCCTTTGACGGTATTGATGGGCTATATCGAGACCTTTTCTGATCAGCCCGACTTAGACCCCAAATGGAGACGAGGGTTTAAGTTAATGACGCAGCAAACAGAGCGCATGAATTATATTATCAATGACTTGCTGTTGTTATCACGGTTAGAAAATGAAGAGTCGATTCAGTCTGAATTTGTAGATATGCCACGTTTATTGACCAGTATCTTTGATGATGCGCAGGTTTATAATAAAGAATATGGTCATGTGATCAACCTGCATATCGACTCACAAAAAGGCATCTATGGCTCAGAGATGTACTTGCACAGCGCCTTACTCAATCTAGTGACTAATGCCATCAAGTACACCCCGAAAGGCGGCGAGGTTAGCATTGCTTGGCAGGATACCAAACAGGGCTGCTTATTTTCAGTAGCGGATAACGGGATTGGTATTGCTAGTGAGCATATTGAGCGTTTAACAGAGCGCTTTTACCGTGTCGATAGTGGTCGCAGTCGCAATACGGGTGGTACAGGCTTGGGGCTGGCTATTGTGAAGCATGTGCTATATCAGCATGAGGCAAAGTTAACTATTGAGTCTACTGAAGGCAAGGGATCAACCTTTAATGTAATGTTCCCCAAACGCCGAATCTATCGCGACACCAACAAGCGTAGTAAGCGCAATGCGTTAATAGATAGCGACGTAATAGATGGTGGTGTAGTAGACAGTAACTTAATAGATAATCAGCGAATAGAGGAAGCGCAAATAGATGAGGCAAAAATAATCGCAGACAGTGATTCAAAACACTAA
- a CDS encoding DMT family transporter, with product MTEHQPLQGAFWMVAAGAMFAIINTALQYLGINYGLGSGAAVLFQYGIALILFLPMMRTGAIRSAVSSDFRLLHILRVGVSVIGIQLWTWALAYPVPIWQGIALLMVSPLFATIGSGLLLRESVSAARWIATLVGFLGALLVLQPWSDAFQWASLMPVAAAFFWASASLLTKFTVSRDTPTTIVFYLLVLMLPFNLMFGLPTLSLPSDGSVWGLLLLIGALTAFAQWAVAKAYSVADASFVQPFDHLKLPLNVLAGFLVFGWVPPGMLWLGSALIIASVVFVTHYERRRNPVAVLWEETHKQKDA from the coding sequence ATGACAGAACATCAGCCCCTACAAGGGGCGTTTTGGATGGTGGCGGCAGGTGCCATGTTTGCCATTATCAATACTGCATTACAATATTTGGGCATCAATTACGGGCTCGGCTCCGGCGCGGCTGTCTTGTTTCAATATGGCATTGCGCTGATTCTTTTTTTGCCCATGATGCGTACCGGTGCCATTCGCTCAGCGGTGAGCTCTGACTTTCGCTTATTGCATATATTGCGGGTCGGTGTCTCAGTGATAGGCATTCAGCTGTGGACATGGGCGCTGGCGTATCCAGTACCGATTTGGCAGGGCATTGCGCTACTGATGGTGTCTCCGTTATTTGCCACTATTGGCTCTGGACTGTTACTGCGTGAGTCGGTGAGTGCTGCGCGTTGGATTGCCACTTTGGTTGGTTTTTTAGGTGCGCTGTTGGTATTGCAGCCTTGGTCGGATGCGTTCCAGTGGGCCAGTTTGATGCCAGTGGCAGCGGCATTCTTTTGGGCAAGTGCTTCTTTGTTGACTAAATTTACAGTCAGTCGTGATACCCCGACCACCATCGTATTTTACCTATTGGTGCTGATGCTACCGTTTAATTTAATGTTTGGATTGCCGACATTAAGCTTGCCTAGCGATGGCTCAGTTTGGGGCTTGTTGCTATTGATTGGTGCGTTGACTGCGTTTGCACAGTGGGCCGTTGCCAAAGCTTATTCGGTAGCCGATGCTTCATTTGTGCAGCCCTTTGATCATTTAAAGCTGCCACTTAACGTGTTGGCAGGATTTTTGGTATTTGGTTGGGTACCGCCAGGTATGCTATGGCTTGGTTCAGCGTTGATTATTGCGTCTGTGGTATTTGTCACCCATTATGAGCGCCGCCGTAATCCTGTAGCAGTGTTATGGGAAGAGACGCATAAACAAAAAGATGCATAA